The following nucleotide sequence is from Cellulosilyticum sp. I15G10I2.
CCCCCATAATATTTAATTATATTTCTTAATAACTTCATTATATATCTTTTTGTACTTAGAAATGTCACCGTCTCCTATATTAATCTCACTATTAGATAACACATCACTACTTTGCGTTTTTATAGTTTTTTTAGGAACGGGAAATTTTCCGTCAGTAATATTAATTATTTCATATACATTTTCTCTTGCTGTATCAGCCTCGCCTTTATCAAATAAAAAGAAAATGTATTCATCACCAATAATTGTGGGTTCATAAAGATTTATTGCTTGCATACAAACTTCACCAGTATTATTGTCGGTATACTGAAAGTACTCCTCGCCTAAAACAATAATATCATCAACTTTTAGATTTCCAGAATAGACTTTTGTTACTTTTAGTTTTGTTTTTGTAAAACCATAAGAACCTTCAAGCAATTCAAGGTTTTCACGTTCAGCCAGAACCTCTGCTTTTATAATAACATCCGAAAGCTCCTCTAAAGATACCATATCTTTAATTGCAAATATGGTATTCAAATGTATACGTTCAAATCTATCTATTTTTTTTATAGCACTTTCAGTTGATACTGGATTCACTGGCAAAGCGTATAATATTGTCGAGCCTAATACTATTACTATAAAAGAAACATAAATTTTTAATAGACGATTTTTTATCATGATATAATTCCTCCCTATTTCAATATTTATTCTCCATATAAATGCCTAAGAACAAACTTATCAGCATTTGTAATTTCATATGTAGCATATCCGCTGCCAACAAAAGTGGTTTGCCACATAATTGCAGGATATGGGCAGTAACTCGAAGGGTCTTCATTCGGATCAGCATTATCAGGATGAGGATGGTCTAGACCAAGTGCATGCCCTATTTCATGAGCACTTTCGCTTCTGTCTAAATTTTACACTATAGTTTAAGAATTTTCAATCAACTATTATCCTTTTGTTAATAGATAGATACCTCTTCCGTATAAAAGGGTATAATTCCCCCTTTCCCCAATTTTTCTAACACTATTCAATTAAGTAAAGTACTAGGTAGTATTGAAAATATATTTTGTATCGTATTTCAATAAGTAGAGCTCTTTAGTAAGTAGTCTTATAATTTCTTTCAGTGTAAATTGCTTTCTTACATAGTTTTTTAGCCTTCTGCAAACATACAATTGAATAAGGTTAGACGCAATGCTCATCAAATACAAAATAGCTTGTATAGCATTCATATCATGAACAAAACAATGTTCTAAAGCACAGTAAGTTTTGGGCTTATTGAAAATACTGTTTTCTATATCCCATCTCATGTGCATCATCTTGTAAAGTGTTTGCAACGGAAAATCAAAATCACTTGTAATAACAAGGACTTGCGAGTGGCGACCTTCGCCACTTTTCTTGCTAAACTTGACGAATCTCAAGGGAGTTTCTACATCATCCATTCTAAAACTATCCTCATAGGCTTTTACATCACAATCTCTTTTATAATCATGCCACGTTTCTTTACTTATCCCCTTATTAATTTTAGTTTTCACTTCTTTAATGCTTGTAACATTGTTATCCTTTACATGAATAACTGGAATAAGCTTTGATTTAAGGCAGTTGTTAATCCAGATGCTGTTGCAGGCAAGGGCATCATACACTACAACATCTATTGTATGTTTATGCTCTTTTACTACTTTGCTGAGTAGCCTTTTGGCTACAGTAAGTTCGCCTTCATCTTTTATACTACTGTCTTCAGTTCCTTTGTACATCTCAAAATCTATAATTAGCCTTGGCTCTTTGCCTATCAAGGACATAAATGCAGCGTTATGAAAATGATGTATGTGATTATTCCTTGTTTTTGTTTTGCAGCACTCAATACAGCTTTTCTTATTGCTTCCAAATAGCTTTGTACCATCGATAGCTGCAACAGTATAACCATCAATGGTACCGTTTCTGAGTACTTTGTTTTGCCTTTTTAATGATATTATTATGCATTTTAGATAATCCTTGATTATCAACAACTTTAAGTGTATCTCTTATAGTATCGATCTGTGGCAGTTTCATTTTTTTTGAAATGATATTTTTAAAATCCTTGCTTTTCAATCTAAACTTAAGTTCATTAAAACTTATATTCTTATCAGAAAGCCAAAAAGCGCTGGGAGGATGGCCTCAGCAGCGCTATATTTTGTATTTGTTCTTCGATCTTTTAGATACTTTATAGCATCCTCTATATGGTAAACTTCTTTCATATATTTCAGCAATTTTTTTAAGTAGTTGTTACTCATTTTTCACCTCTTACAATGTGTTTCTATTTAAGAAATGATTATAAGCTACCTCTTGACATAAAGCAACCTTATAGAGATAAAAACACGGAATTTAGATCATATGTAAAATGGGTCACAAACCTTTGATTCTATTAAAAGAAGTTGTAAGTGACCCGAAAGTCCTGTAATAATTTTAGATACATATCTCTCACTCTGTCACGAGTGCTTTGCAGTAATCGATTCCTTACAATTTTTCTAATTAACAGTGTTACTTATCTTTTTTCCTATTTTCAATATTATGAATCGTTTCTCCTTGAATTAAGTTATATAAGCGTCTCTTTGGATCATGTATGGTTTGAGACGGCCAAAGACCGTGATGCCCTGAAACGATGTAACTGATTATACATACTATAAAAAAATACTCAATTCCTTTTCCATCAAACATTTCAATTCCTAATATAAATGCTGCTATTGGTGTGTTAGTGCCACCACAAAAAAGAGCTATTAAACCTATTGCTGCTAAAAAAGACATAGGTAATCCGAATACACCTGATAAGACATTTCCTAAAGTAGCTCCCATGATAAATAACGGTATGGCTTCTCCGCCCACAAAACCTGTCCCCATTGTAACGGCAGTAAATACTAATTTAGCCAAAAATGCATATACTGGCACACTTTTATCGAATGATTGTTCTAAAAGTTCTAAGCTACGACCATTATATTCACGTGAACCAACAACAAGCATTAATACAACTATAATCACACCCCCAACAAAGGCCCTTTTAATATGACTGCTGTTGAATAGTTTTTCAGTAATCCTCTGAATGGCATGCCGTAATTGACAATATAGTAGCGCTATCAAACCAAATATAACAGAAAGCAAAATTATCTTTGCAAATGTTATAATAGATAACTCCGGAACACTCTCAATAATAAATTTCTCATGTTCTAACCCCCAAATTTTTGATGATACATAGTGACTAACAAAACTCGAAACAAAGCATAAAACCAATGATTGATATTTCATCTTTCCTATTGCAATCATTTCCATTCCAAAAATAGTTGCTGTAATAGGTGTACCAAAAGCCGCTCCAAATCCGGCACTAATCCCACTCATTAAAATAACTTTTTTATCCATTATATTTACTTTAAATTTTTGATTAATAGTTTCAGCTACACTGCCACCCATTTGAATAGCTGCACCTTCTCTTCCTGTTGAACCACCAAATAGTACGGTAATAAAAGTTCCTATATATACAATAGGGCCTATTCTTTTTAGTATTGTGGCTTTTCCTTGAACCCCTTCTATTACAAGATTGTTACCTTTTGCACAATCATTCCCATTACTCTTTCCATAATGCATATAAATATATCCAACTACTATGCCTGCTAATGGAAGAAAATAAATAAGCCATTCATTTTCAGTTCTAATGTCCCCTAGGTAATCGTTAACTTTTAATAAAATTGTCGTAAGCGTTCCAACAATTGTGCCTATTAAACTCCCCAAAAAAATCCATTTTAATATAGTTATTATAAAAGTTTTATACGTTTGTTTCATATCATTCTACCTCATTACTTTTTTTCTTTACTTCAGTAAATAAATTAAAATCTTCACCCAATTCAATGCTAGAGTTTCGAATACTATTATTGTCAATATTTTCTTGAATTAATGAAATAATAAATTGTATATCCTGTTTTGTTGCAAATTGTTTTTCGGGTTTCAGCATGTAGCCCAATTGACCATTGGACTCAATGGTAGCCCATTCTATATCACTGATATTCTGAATACCTTGTTGTCTTATTCGTAATTCCAACATATCAACTGTTAACCGTAATTTTTTTAAAGTTTCTACATTTATATTACCGTTTTCCACTACTATTTTTGCACTTCCGTAAAAGAATTTTTCAATATTCTGGGACTTCATTACGATAAACTCTATAAAAATTAGTGCAAGTACAAGTATTAAAGTAATGATCATAGTAATCCAAATATTTTTGTCACTTACAGGCTGAATAATTAATGAACCCACAGCTATCATCATGGTGGTTTGAGCAACTGTAAGTTGAGATATTGATTTTCTACCTGCTATTCGCAATATAAGTACTCCCCCAAAAGATATCACTAATGCTTTCCAAATAAAATCTAAATCCAAGTTAAGGTCCTCCTTATAGATACTGAGATTGTATGATATGGATTATTATATCAATATATTCTTGAATAATGCATGATTACGAAACCATTTTAAAAGTATTATATTGGGGTCATTGATACAGTAGCGACAAACTCATATAATCTAATTGCTTCAAATCTATCTTAAAAGTCTGTTTTTTAACTACTCACTTCTTTTTTGCACCCATATCCATAAGACCACATCCTTCCTGTAAATAAATTCTTGACACCAAAAAGGGACTTGTCCATTCTCTATTAGCTGAAAATAAACGGTCTCACGACTTTTTTTGTTTAGTTGAATAATAAAAAATAGTAAAAATGTTAACTGTATTTCTATGTGTTATCGGACACCATATCAAGAACCCCTGATACATTTACCCCATCAGAAATTGAATTTTTCTTCCCTTTTTGTTCACTTTGTGCAAACTGAAGAAACCTCTCAAAGTGCGTGAAACCAAGGGCTTCTACGTATCTCGCATGTGTAGTTCCACAATGGTCTCCACACGTAATAGTTAGTCTAAACCAATCCGCAAAATTGCACCCCCCCCTAGCTATTCATCCCCTTGATTTTTTTCTATCTTCTTTGCACTATAGTGCGTACCTTTCCTTTTAGCTTTGCCATTTACTAATTCAATATTACTCCTATGCTTCATCTCTTCTTGTACCTGCTTAAATACCCCAATATTAATAATAGGTTCGTGGGCGTCTTTCATTAAATATTGTTCCTGTGCTCCACGATTTACTTTTTGCTGGTTATTTGGGAATTGCCCAGTATATGTTTTTCCCAACATGACGTTTCCTATATATTTTTCATTGGTAAGCATGGTCTGAATAGCACGCTTGGACCACTTGTCTTTTCCTTGAGGAGATATTGTGTTGGTATCTGCTAATTCTTTTATAATCATATCCACACTATACCTTCTTAAATATAAATTAAAGATTTTCTTACCACTACCGCCTGTTCTTCATTAATAATTAATTTGCCTTCTTCATTCTGTTTGTAAGCAAAGCATTTCCGTGTATAGAGCTTTGAACGACCAGATTCAAATCCACGCTTTAATCCCCATTTGATTGCTGCACTTAATGACTCACTTTCTGCTTAGGAAATTGAGGTACGGACTGCTATAAGCAGATCTTCATTTGTTTCACTAGTTCTAATATTTTCCTATTCAAATACTATTTCAATGCCTAATGCTCTTAGCTTATTAACGGTCCCTAGTAAATCAACAGCATTTCTACTAAAGCGACTGATTGACTTGACCAAAATAATGTCAAAGAGATTCTCATAACAATCAAGAAGCATACATCTAAAACCTGGACGATGAGTGTTGCCACCAGAATCTTGATCCTCATAGACTTTAAACAAAGTCCAGTTGGGGTTGATTTTAACAATTTGTTGCAAGCCATACTTCTGTGCTTCTAAACTTTCTTCTTGTGAATAATGCGTTGTACTCACACGGCAGTAGATCGCTATTCTCTTATCAGCTCTTATCCTAGCTGGAATCAATCGTACATTGGGCCTTCTATTGTTTTCCATAATAAAACCTCACCACTTGAATTTTGACTACTTATCTTTTGAGTATTACCATCCAGATGGTAAGTAGTCAAAACCGGAGATTTTATCTTGAGATATCTCTAACTTATCCATTCAAGCAATCACTAAAACAAAAAAAGTTCTCAAGATTACTGGTCATAATACTCAACATATCATAACCTAAAACCTTAAAAACCCTTTATTTATCAGTGCTTCATGAACTTAACTATTGTTTTTTAAACAGTAAATATCCTTTGCCATATCCATACCTTTTCGCGTTGCCCTATACTTTTACGCAAAACTAATGACTTACGCGTAAAAGTACACCCCCTATTCGTTTGGGAATATATATCTGCTCTAGATATCTCTAAAAACACATTAAACCCCAGAACGAATAATCGCTCTAAGGCTTGATATTACTAGGTTTTATCTACTTAGCTTAACTACAGTCTCAACGTGTAATAGTTAGTCTAAAATTCAATCTTGCTAGTAGGCCTATTATTATCCTTCTGCCTGTCTTTTGACAAAGTTCTTATTTTATCTCATTTACTCTACCTACAATGCCACTTTCCAGCATTACTTTAATCCCATGGTGATGCTCAGGGGAGTTGGTAAGTATCTTTTTCACAATTCCTTCTGTCAATTTTCCAGTACGTTGATCTTGTTTTTGAACAACTAGAACTGACTGTCCTATTTTAATATTACTTCTCTTTGTTCCGTTCATTTTCCTCTCCTTGATGCTATTAATCACTTTCAACACAGCGTACTACTTGCCCACCACATTTTTCACATTTTCCTCTTAAAATAATACCATGTGGTGCATCATCATGAACGGTAAATCCTTCTTCTAAAGCAGTTACACCACACTTAGCACAGAATACGTTTAAACTGAGTACCTTTCTTCCATGTTCAGGAATAGCCTTCCACTTTTTTATTGCAGGCAAATCGGAAATGCTATCTTTTCTGATATCTCTGTGTATTTGTATAATTTCTTTTATAATATGCATCATTACATTAAGTGCATCTTGCTCTTGATATTTAATCCTTGCACAGCTCTTGCCCAGTGATGTAGATGGCATCTCTGCTTTAAACAATTCTAGAACACTTGCTTCATCTGTATAAAAAGAAAAATAATTCTTTTGTGCTGCAAAAGCAATATAGAAGTCATGTCCTTTATATGTTGGCATCTTGTAATCAAAGCACTCTTGTAATTGTGTTTCTTCTCTCATAAATAGTACAAGCTGCTCTATCCATTCTTTTTTGGTATTCTCAAACTGATTAATATAATCTTGTATTTTATCCATTGTAGCCCCTCTTATCTATCCTTAGCATTTACCTTATTGTACACTAAACTAAGTATAATTTGAACTGCTCAACCAGCTATTCATTTTGCCGTTTTATGTCCTTTGCGCTGTAATGGGTATCTTTCCTTTGAGCTTTTCCATTTACTACTTCAATATTACTCCTACGCCGGATCTCTTCTTGTACCTTTTCAAATATATCTTTAGTAACAATCGGACTATGTGCCTCTTTTGCTAGGAATCGATGTCTCTCTCCACGATTAATCTTTTGCTTATTATTTGGATATTCTCCTGTATAGGTTTTCCCTAAGCATACATTACCCATATACTTCTCATTGGTGAGCATGTTTTGGATCGTACGCTTCGACCACCTACCCTTTCCGCTAGGTGACTTAATACTATTCTCTGCTAATACCTTCATAATCATATCCACACTATAGCCTTTTAGATATAACTCATAAATGTATCTAACTACTGTGGCTTCTTCTTCATTGATAACGAGATCACCATATTCATCCTTGCAATACCCAAAGCATTTACTCCTGTATAATTCTGATGTGCCGCTTTTAACTCGCTTTTCAGTCCCCCACTTGATTGCTTCACTTAACGCCCTACCTTCTGCTTCTGCAATAGATAGGCGTATTGATAGGTGTAAGTCTTGTTCCGGATCCTGTGTTGAAATGTTTTCCTCTTCCATTTCCACTTGAATACCTAGCCTCTTGAACTCTCTAACTATTTCTATTGCTTCTTCTACATTCCTACTCAATCGGCTAGAAGACTTAACCAGCACAATATCAAAGAGACCATCATGTGCATCCCATCTCATCCTTTGGAATCCTACTCTAGCAGTGTTCTTGCCTGAAGCTGTATCTTCATACACCTTATACAACCTCCAACCTAAGGTGTTTTTTACACGTTGCTGTAGACCTTCCTTCTGCGCCTCTAAACTTTCTTCTTGTGAATGCTT
It contains:
- a CDS encoding DUF1801 domain-containing protein, with protein sequence MDKIQDYINQFENTKKEWIEQLVLFMREETQLQECFDYKMPTYKGHDFYIAFAAQKNYFSFYTDEASVLELFKAEMPSTSLGKSCARIKYQEQDALNVMMHIIKEIIQIHRDIRKDSISDLPAIKKWKAIPEHGRKVLSLNVFCAKCGVTALEEGFTVHDDAPHGIILRGKCEKCGGQVVRCVESD
- a CDS encoding transposase; amino-acid sequence: MLIIKDYLKCIIISLKRQNKVLRNGTIDGYTVAAIDGTKLFGSNKKSCIECCKTKTRNNHIHHFHNAAFMSLIGKEPRLIIDFEMYKGTEDSSIKDEGELTVAKRLLSKVVKEHKHTIDVVVYDALACNSIWINNCLKSKLIPVIHVKDNNVTSIKEVKTKINKGISKETWHDYKRDCDVKAYEDSFRMDDVETPLRFVKFSKKSGEGRHSQVLVITSDFDFPLQTLYKMMHMRWDIENSIFNKPKTYCALEHCFVHDMNAIQAILYLMSIASNLIQLYVCRRLKNYVRKQFTLKEIIRLLTKELYLLKYDTKYIFNTT
- a CDS encoding recombinase family protein, with protein sequence MENNRRPNVRLIPARIRADKRIAIYCRVSTTHYSQEESLEAQKYGLQQIVKINPNWTLFKVYEDQDSGGNTHRPGFRCMLLDCYENLFDIILVKSISRFSRNAVDLLGTVNKLRALGIEIVFE
- a CDS encoding recombinase family protein — encoded protein: MFNLYLRRYSVDMIIKELADTNTISPQGKDKWSKRAIQTMLTNEKYIGNVMLGKTYTGQFPNNQQKVNRGAQEQYLMKDAHEPIINIGVFKQVQEEMKHRSNIELVNGKAKRKGTHYSAKKIEKNQGDE
- a CDS encoding DUF421 domain-containing protein translates to MDLDFIWKALVISFGGVLILRIAGRKSISQLTVAQTTMMIAVGSLIIQPVSDKNIWITMIITLILVLALIFIEFIVMKSQNIEKFFYGSAKIVVENGNINVETLKKLRLTVDMLELRIRQQGIQNISDIEWATIESNGQLGYMLKPEKQFATKQDIQFIISLIQENIDNNSIRNSSIELGEDFNLFTEVKKKSNEVE
- a CDS encoding recombinase family protein, with amino-acid sequence MQNNQEPKVRIIPAKIRTDKKITIYCRVSTNKHSQEESLEAQKEGLQQRVKNTLGWRLYKVYEDTASGKNTARVGFQRMRWDAHDGLFDIVLVKSSSRLSRNVEEAIEIVREFKRLGIQVEMEEENISTQDPEQDLHLSIRLSIAEAEGRALSEAIKWGTEKRVKSGTSELYRSKCFGYCKDEYGDLVINEEEATVVRYIYELYLKGYSVDMIMKVLAENSIKSPSGKGRWSKRTIQNMLTNEKYMGNVCLGKTYTGEYPNNKQKINRGERHRFLAKEAHSPIVTKDIFEKVQEEIRRRSNIEVVNGKAQRKDTHYSAKDIKRQNE
- a CDS encoding YwbE family protein, which translates into the protein MNGTKRSNIKIGQSVLVVQKQDQRTGKLTEGIVKKILTNSPEHHHGIKVMLESGIVGRVNEIK
- a CDS encoding chloride channel protein, with the protein product MKQTYKTFIITILKWIFLGSLIGTIVGTLTTILLKVNDYLGDIRTENEWLIYFLPLAGIVVGYIYMHYGKSNGNDCAKGNNLVIEGVQGKATILKRIGPIVYIGTFITVLFGGSTGREGAAIQMGGSVAETINQKFKVNIMDKKVILMSGISAGFGAAFGTPITATIFGMEMIAIGKMKYQSLVLCFVSSFVSHYVSSKIWGLEHEKFIIESVPELSIITFAKIILLSVIFGLIALLYCQLRHAIQRITEKLFNSSHIKRAFVGGVIIVVLMLVVGSREYNGRSLELLEQSFDKSVPVYAFLAKLVFTAVTMGTGFVGGEAIPLFIMGATLGNVLSGVFGLPMSFLAAIGLIALFCGGTNTPIAAFILGIEMFDGKGIEYFFIVCIISYIVSGHHGLWPSQTIHDPKRRLYNLIQGETIHNIENRKKDK